A window from Bacteroidota bacterium encodes these proteins:
- a CDS encoding choice-of-anchor D domain-containing protein yields the protein MNTWNRFIRASASLLATVLVSALCASSAMSQGVYTTVMSTQSFTSASPSGWSIGGGFYWTSNGNGGSNGSYYIDIWGCQQGPLKTPSFDVSSYAATADSVWVDFDFFWQYNCYDSYGYGDDNFKLMVGSDILLQGTQATLYSYYNTSDCSYSTIQTNSAYWHHYHILIPVADRTSGMAVAFTQQCGWGCSDYAIDNVSITGYALPPTQLSLEPKSLNYGGVSSGSSLTLYDTAYCLGPASMKINGYGIAGAGASSYSVVSGPPVGSIILPGQYGVYGIRFAPISSGNLNGTFTLSTNGKDSGTQVCQLNGVGAAAGVQYSFPYNESYPPNSLFHHVARPLGDSATQYFYVASTGVAGLNFNSVYFTGLQANMYSIIHLPPSPLPSGVTDSIGVRFKPWLEGRPDAQLIVNTNAINNPSDTVSLWGAGVLAHLVITPQEGLTTTNGAGTLLFDSVAIGDSICKSLTLHNTGSDTLQITNQVVTYGDYDFTFYPLTGSDVTLPPDASKIVNVCFKPIKQGARFASVRFYTSIPKTYPDNRDTSQFLVNVSGTGVPYGILSLAGTVLDSVLLDSTKCTSATIKNVGLSSLVVTTATISGSTNFAVSTTPPLPITLGAGQSQLIDICYTPTARGPEAATLVLTGTTSGRPLTQSLPLEGVGLAACLDAAPSPLAFGSAAYSGMTLANTENDTCITVTNCGDVPETFSAALSPGTSNAYSLIAPFIIGPIAPGGTGTLCVAFKPDTIGIMPGSVIVSASEKSATAKTLPLAGTGAGVVIAGSGQGTLTSLTKCDTFAVTIENTGNTPWTPGTGAVMSGPNSQDFTAIGTTTPATIPAGGSGVLMVQFCPTTSGNETADMSFPTSSPAPLSGTVTVSAMGTSAGVTERTEQNGFSLGASYPNPTNGKADVIVTLPQEAKVTIALLNLQGSVVRTIYNGALNMGNNVVSLDARDLASGTYFVVLTSGDTRLTREMILSK from the coding sequence ATGAATACGTGGAATAGATTCATTCGTGCGAGCGCCAGCCTCCTCGCAACGGTTCTTGTTTCGGCTCTCTGCGCATCGAGCGCGATGTCGCAAGGAGTCTACACGACGGTGATGAGCACGCAAAGCTTCACATCGGCCTCGCCGAGCGGCTGGAGCATTGGTGGCGGGTTCTATTGGACTTCAAACGGCAACGGCGGCTCGAATGGCAGTTATTATATAGATATTTGGGGCTGTCAGCAAGGCCCTCTGAAAACTCCATCGTTCGATGTCAGTAGCTATGCCGCCACCGCCGATTCGGTGTGGGTCGATTTCGACTTCTTCTGGCAATACAACTGTTACGACAGCTACGGTTACGGCGATGATAATTTCAAGCTGATGGTCGGTTCCGATATTTTGCTGCAGGGTACACAAGCGACTCTCTACTCGTATTATAACACATCGGATTGCTCCTATAGCACCATTCAAACCAATTCCGCGTATTGGCATCATTACCACATTCTTATTCCCGTTGCTGACCGGACTTCCGGCATGGCGGTCGCGTTTACCCAGCAATGCGGTTGGGGATGCTCGGACTACGCAATTGACAATGTGTCGATCACCGGTTATGCACTGCCTCCGACGCAGCTTTCGCTGGAGCCGAAGAGCCTCAACTACGGAGGAGTCAGCAGCGGAAGTTCATTGACGCTGTATGACACCGCTTACTGCCTCGGCCCGGCTTCCATGAAGATCAATGGTTACGGGATCGCTGGAGCAGGTGCGAGCAGCTATTCAGTGGTGAGCGGCCCACCCGTTGGATCGATCATTCTTCCCGGGCAATACGGAGTCTATGGTATCCGGTTCGCGCCGATTTCATCCGGCAATTTGAACGGGACCTTCACCCTTTCGACGAATGGAAAAGATTCCGGCACGCAAGTGTGCCAGTTGAACGGTGTGGGCGCCGCTGCCGGCGTGCAATATTCTTTCCCATATAACGAGAGTTATCCCCCGAATAGTCTTTTCCATCACGTGGCCCGGCCACTGGGGGACTCGGCGACACAGTATTTTTATGTGGCGAGCACCGGTGTGGCCGGCTTGAACTTCAACTCGGTCTACTTCACCGGCCTGCAGGCCAATATGTATTCGATCATCCATTTACCACCGAGCCCATTGCCATCCGGTGTGACGGACTCGATCGGTGTGCGGTTCAAACCGTGGCTCGAAGGCCGCCCGGACGCGCAACTCATCGTCAATACCAACGCGATCAATAATCCATCGGATACTGTCTCCTTATGGGGCGCCGGCGTGCTGGCGCATTTGGTTATCACTCCGCAGGAGGGCCTGACGACCACCAATGGAGCAGGCACACTGCTCTTCGATTCGGTCGCAATCGGCGATTCGATCTGCAAATCCTTGACGCTGCACAATACGGGTTCGGACACGCTTCAAATCACCAATCAGGTTGTGACTTATGGCGATTATGATTTCACATTCTATCCGCTGACGGGATCCGATGTGACCCTCCCACCGGACGCCTCGAAGATTGTGAATGTTTGTTTCAAACCGATCAAGCAGGGTGCACGCTTCGCTTCGGTCCGGTTCTACACCAGCATTCCTAAGACGTATCCTGACAATCGGGACACAAGCCAGTTCCTGGTTAATGTTTCCGGTACCGGTGTACCGTACGGTATTCTCTCATTGGCCGGTACGGTACTGGATTCGGTACTGCTCGACAGCACAAAGTGTACTTCCGCGACGATCAAGAATGTTGGCTTGTCCTCGTTGGTTGTGACGACGGCGACGATTAGCGGTTCAACTAACTTCGCAGTGAGCACGACTCCGCCACTGCCGATCACACTCGGAGCAGGTCAATCGCAGCTCATTGATATTTGCTACACCCCAACGGCCCGCGGCCCGGAAGCCGCAACGCTCGTACTGACCGGCACGACGTCCGGCCGTCCCCTCACGCAGTCGCTGCCGCTCGAAGGCGTTGGCCTTGCAGCATGTTTGGATGCAGCGCCATCGCCGCTCGCTTTCGGCTCCGCCGCATACTCTGGAATGACGCTCGCCAATACTGAGAACGATACGTGCATCACAGTCACGAACTGTGGCGATGTACCGGAGACTTTCTCGGCGGCACTCAGCCCGGGTACCAGCAATGCCTATTCGTTGATTGCTCCATTCATCATTGGTCCGATTGCTCCGGGCGGGACTGGCACGCTGTGCGTCGCCTTTAAGCCGGACACGATCGGCATCATGCCCGGTTCGGTGATTGTCAGCGCAAGCGAGAAGTCGGCAACGGCCAAGACGCTTCCACTTGCCGGCACAGGTGCCGGTGTGGTGATCGCTGGCTCTGGCCAGGGCACGCTGACATCGCTGACCAAGTGCGACACGTTCGCCGTGACGATCGAGAACACGGGCAACACACCGTGGACACCTGGTACCGGCGCTGTCATGTCGGGACCAAACAGTCAGGACTTCACGGCAATCGGGACAACGACACCCGCGACCATCCCAGCCGGTGGCTCGGGAGTTCTGATGGTGCAGTTCTGCCCGACGACGTCTGGCAATGAAACGGCAGATATGTCATTCCCTACATCGAGCCCTGCGCCGTTATCAGGCACCGTGACTGTAAGCGCGATGGGAACATCCGCTGGCGTGACAGAGCGCACGGAGCAGAATGGCTTCTCGCTCGGCGCGAGCTATCCGAACCCGACGAACGGCAAGGCTGACGTGATCGTGACGCTTCCACAAGAGGCAAAGGTAACGATTGCTCTTCTGAACCTTCAGGGTTCAGTCGTACGGACCATCTACAATGGCGCATTGAACATGGGGAACAACGTTGTTTCTCTCGATGCACGCGATCTGGCAAGTGGCACGTACTTCGTTGTGTTGACGAGTGGTGACACTCGTCTGACGCGAGAGATGATCCTGAGCAAATAG
- a CDS encoding transglycosylase SLT domain-containing protein — protein MIFLIILHLSTPALIARTIDAIALRDSTSAVEPLLIPYRNEILRAAARYHLQPALIAAVIQEESRFEQWATRHEPRYATSRRVHHAAISWVRTHRVGPNSATEFADRSRSYGLMQVMGETAREQGFDAPYLAELYLPANAIEHGARLLAHLLGRYPRDTLAAISAYNQGSARRAREGPRRGAFLNARYVYRVCLAWQAYTKSFAEETP, from the coding sequence ATGATCTTTCTCATTATCCTTCATCTCTCTACTCCTGCGCTCATCGCGCGCACGATCGATGCGATTGCGCTCCGGGATTCCACTTCGGCCGTCGAGCCATTGCTGATTCCCTACCGCAACGAGATCCTCCGAGCGGCGGCGCGATACCATCTCCAGCCGGCACTCATAGCGGCTGTGATTCAGGAAGAGTCGCGGTTCGAGCAATGGGCCACGCGACATGAGCCACGCTATGCCACATCACGCCGCGTGCACCATGCTGCTATAAGTTGGGTCCGAACACATCGTGTCGGCCCGAACTCTGCAACAGAATTCGCCGATCGGTCGCGCTCGTATGGCCTCATGCAGGTCATGGGCGAGACAGCTCGCGAGCAAGGCTTCGATGCCCCATACCTTGCCGAACTGTATCTACCGGCGAATGCGATCGAGCATGGCGCCCGATTGCTGGCGCATCTTCTCGGGCGGTATCCGCGCGACACGCTTGCAGCAATATCCGCCTATAATCAGGGCTCTGCTCGAAGGGCGCGCGAAGGTCCACGGCGCGGCGCCTTCCTGAACGCGCGCTATGTTTATCGCGTCTGTTTGGCATGGCAGGCCTATACAAAGAGCTTCGCGGAGGAAACACCATGA
- the ssb gene encoding single-stranded DNA-binding protein, with product MAGRSLNKVMLMGHAGKDTEIAYSGAGMAIAKFSLATNDRRKDKASGEWVDHTEWHNIVAFDKLAETCNQYVKKGKQVYVEGKISTRKYEQDGQTKYFTEIIANDLILLGGQGGPNAAMSTPATSNYRAPAASNSAPEPDYEPASAPADDLPF from the coding sequence ATGGCAGGCAGAAGTCTCAATAAAGTCATGCTCATGGGCCATGCTGGCAAAGATACCGAGATCGCATACTCCGGTGCCGGGATGGCCATCGCAAAGTTCAGTCTTGCAACCAACGATCGGCGCAAAGACAAGGCCAGTGGCGAATGGGTCGATCACACCGAGTGGCATAATATCGTCGCGTTCGATAAGCTCGCGGAAACCTGCAATCAATATGTGAAAAAGGGCAAGCAGGTCTATGTCGAAGGAAAGATTTCAACTCGCAAATACGAGCAGGACGGCCAAACGAAGTACTTTACCGAGATCATCGCCAACGATTTGATTCTTCTCGGTGGTCAGGGTGGACCGAATGCGGCGATGAGCACGCCCGCCACGTCTAACTATCGCGCACCCGCAGCCAGCAACTCCGCGCCGGAGCCAGACTATGAGCCGGCCTCGGCTCCTGCTGACGATCTGCCATTCTAA
- a CDS encoding choice-of-anchor D domain-containing protein — MNSWNKLRAALGLLVVLALSGSAFAQAGRVTRYTTTTFSGSYSSINGGSSFGSGDDNSYLCPQTLPFAFNYDSASYSAGQSIYVNTNGGMSFGNSQSGCCSDYVGNSTYQKFIMPDDFDGYIFGGLYYAVTGTAPNRVFTIEWYNFSPCCSNTNHMNMQVKLYETSNVIEMLYSSHSYAMGGGSMGTGLNGSSTPSFVYNRYGSSSTSSQSTDLRWTPPFNVPPAELSLSPKALNYGGVTSGSSLTLYDTAYSLGPNPLTLTSWNITGSTNFTVVSGPAPGASVPAGQYAVFGIQFSPTASGTLTGMFNLVTTGRDSGTQTCALNGIGAAAGVQYTFPTTVYPTNTLFHHVARGFGAVATQYITVQSTGIAALNFSSIYFTGLQANMYHIVHVPPNPLGSGLTDSIGVQFQPYLEGRPDAQLIINTNAINIPSDTVTLWGVGVLPHLVITPEKGLATVNGAGTLLFDSVAIGDSICKSLTLQNIGSDTLRITNQVVTYGDYDFTFYPLTGSDLILPPDASKIVNVCFKPIKQGARFASVRFYTDIARTYPDNRDTSQFLISVSGTGVPYGILSLGGTVLDSVLIDSTKCTSATIKNMGLSSMTVTTATISGSNNFTVSTTPPLPITLGAGQSQLIDICYTPTARGPEAATLVLTGTTSGRPLTQSLPLEGVGLAACLDAAPSPLAFGSAAYSGMTLANTENDTCITVTNCGDVSETFSAALSPDASSAYSLIAPFIVGPIAPGGTGTLCVAFKPDTIGIMPGSVIVSASEKSATAKTLPLAGTGAGVVIAGSGQGKLTSLTKCDTFAVTIQNTGNTPWTPGTGAVMSGANGPDFTAIGMTTPATIPAGGSGILMVQFCPTTSGTETAEMSFPTSSPAPLNGTVTLSAIGTSAGVTERTEQNGFSLGASYPNPTNGKADVIVTMPSQAKVTIALLNLQGSVVRTIYNGALNTGNNVVSLDARDLASGTYFVVLTSGDIRLTREMILSK, encoded by the coding sequence ATGAATTCTTGGAATAAACTCCGGGCAGCGTTAGGCCTGCTGGTCGTCCTTGCATTGTCAGGTTCGGCCTTCGCCCAGGCTGGGCGAGTTACGCGTTACACAACGACGACATTCAGTGGGAGCTATTCGTCGATCAACGGTGGCAGCAGCTTCGGCTCAGGCGATGACAACTCCTATTTGTGTCCACAGACCTTGCCATTCGCTTTCAATTATGATAGTGCCAGCTACTCTGCCGGTCAGTCGATTTACGTCAATACCAATGGTGGTATGTCATTTGGGAATTCGCAAAGTGGATGCTGCTCCGATTATGTTGGCAATAGTACCTACCAGAAGTTCATCATGCCTGATGACTTCGATGGTTACATTTTTGGGGGACTCTATTATGCAGTGACGGGCACCGCGCCGAACCGCGTATTTACGATTGAGTGGTACAACTTTTCGCCCTGCTGTTCGAACACGAACCACATGAACATGCAGGTCAAACTGTATGAGACGTCGAACGTCATCGAGATGCTATACTCCAGTCACAGCTATGCGATGGGCGGCGGCTCGATGGGAACGGGCTTGAACGGCTCCTCAACCCCATCCTTTGTCTATAATCGCTACGGCTCGTCTTCGACCTCAAGCCAGTCGACTGATCTTCGATGGACCCCACCGTTCAATGTTCCTCCCGCGGAGCTCTCATTGAGCCCGAAGGCGCTTAACTATGGCGGAGTGACCTCGGGATCATCACTGACTCTCTATGACACGGCGTACAGCCTGGGTCCAAATCCTCTGACATTGACGAGTTGGAATATCACCGGCTCGACGAATTTTACCGTTGTCAGCGGCCCGGCTCCCGGTGCCTCGGTCCCGGCCGGACAGTACGCTGTTTTCGGCATTCAATTTTCACCGACTGCTTCCGGTACTCTCACGGGAATGTTCAATTTGGTAACGACCGGCAGGGATTCTGGTACGCAGACGTGTGCTCTGAACGGCATCGGAGCGGCGGCGGGTGTGCAATACACGTTCCCAACGACGGTCTATCCAACGAATACTCTGTTCCATCATGTGGCCCGCGGCTTTGGAGCAGTGGCAACGCAGTATATCACCGTTCAAAGTACTGGCATCGCCGCTTTGAACTTCAGCTCGATCTACTTCACCGGCCTGCAGGCTAATATGTATCATATCGTACACGTCCCCCCGAATCCTCTGGGGTCGGGGCTGACCGATTCGATTGGAGTTCAATTCCAGCCCTATCTGGAGGGCCGGCCGGATGCGCAACTTATCATCAATACCAACGCGATCAACATTCCATCGGATACGGTCACGCTCTGGGGTGTCGGTGTGCTTCCGCATCTCGTCATAACTCCGGAGAAGGGCCTGGCGACTGTCAATGGCGCAGGTACCTTACTATTCGATTCGGTCGCAATCGGCGATTCGATCTGCAAATCCTTGACGCTGCAAAATATTGGCTCGGATACACTTCGAATCACCAATCAGGTTGTCACCTATGGCGATTATGATTTCACGTTCTATCCTCTGACCGGATCCGATTTGATCCTTCCACCGGACGCGTCGAAGATCGTAAATGTTTGCTTCAAACCAATTAAGCAGGGTGCACGCTTCGCTTCGGTCCGGTTCTATACGGACATTGCGCGGACGTACCCCGACAATCGGGACACGAGCCAGTTCCTGATCAGCGTATCCGGTACCGGTGTACCCTACGGCATTCTTTCCTTGGGCGGTACGGTACTGGATTCCGTTCTGATCGATAGCACGAAGTGTACCTCCGCGACGATCAAGAACATGGGATTGTCTTCGATGACCGTGACGACGGCGACGATCAGTGGTTCAAATAACTTTACAGTAAGCACGACTCCTCCACTGCCGATCACCCTCGGAGCGGGTCAATCGCAGCTCATTGATATTTGCTACACCCCGACGGCCCGCGGCCCGGAAGCAGCAACGCTCGTACTGACCGGCACGACATCCGGTCGTCCGCTCACGCAGTCACTGCCGCTCGAAGGCGTCGGCCTTGCAGCATGTTTGGATGCAGCGCCATCGCCGCTCGCTTTCGGCTCCGCCGCATACTCCGGAATGACGCTTGCCAATACTGAGAACGATACGTGCATTACGGTCACGAACTGTGGTGATGTGTCGGAGACTTTCTCGGCCGCACTCAGCCCGGATGCGAGCAGTGCATACTCATTGATCGCACCGTTCATCGTTGGTCCGATTGCTCCTGGCGGAACAGGCACGCTGTGCGTCGCCTTCAAGCCGGACACAATCGGCATCATGCCAGGCTCGGTGATCGTCAGTGCAAGCGAGAAGTCGGCAACGGCCAAGACGCTTCCACTCGCCGGCACGGGTGCCGGTGTGGTAATCGCTGGCTCTGGCCAGGGCAAACTGACCTCGCTGACCAAGTGCGACACGTTCGCCGTGACGATTCAGAACACTGGCAACACACCGTGGACACCTGGTACCGGTGCAGTCATGTCCGGAGCAAACGGTCCGGACTTCACAGCAATCGGCATGACGACACCAGCAACGATCCCAGCCGGCGGTTCGGGAATTCTGATGGTGCAATTCTGCCCGACGACTTCCGGCACTGAGACTGCGGAGATGTCCTTCCCGACCTCGAGCCCCGCGCCACTCAATGGCACAGTAACATTGAGTGCAATTGGCACCTCTGCTGGTGTGACAGAGCGGACGGAGCAGAACGGTTTCTCGCTCGGCGCAAGCTACCCGAACCCGACGAACGGCAAGGCCGACGTGATCGTGACGATGCCAAGCCAGGCAAAGGTAACGATTGCTCTTCTGAACCTTCAGGGCTCAGTTGTTCGGACCATCTACAACGGTGCGTTGAACACCGGAAACAATGTTGTCTCTCTCGACGCACGCGATCTGGCAAGTGGCACCTACTTCGTTGTCTTGACGAGTGGCGACATTCGTCTGACGCGAGAGATGATCCTGAGCAAATAG
- a CDS encoding S8 family peptidase, whose protein sequence is MRNTLSILLIVLASAGTVNAQPTGEVPHLIRVLVRPQAIAPLRAAFAMHRVREHDIQQIILHESDSIGSLLGLPPTIHITRFAPFAAQHSAVFEDIRERLNPGLFHGSDASVRANPLNDLAIAEDKLSRWFTLEFSNDISPERVILYAHKSSLIELSEPVFVRKHNALTNDPLLDSQYYLKVTHTLAAWGIQQCDSTMVVASIDGGVSLDHEDLAAAIWHNSGEMGTDAQGNDKSSNGIDDDSDGFVDDWQGWDFSGFFGSSSSNHPTSESDHAHIVAGILAAVGNNNIGIAGEAFGARLMVIKAESNFPCQDEINSGFQGILYAVDHGAKVISCSWGSSGRSQADQDVIDYAYFKNACVVCSAGNNGTLAENYPSSFDHAFAVTALASDGSVKNYANSSTHVAVGAPGDSILSTLYPDLAARCPLDLCGSSSDTDASGYGEMCGTSMSAPQAAGALALIRQHWPNATNRWAMERLRATCDPILLDPHPGFNGRGMMNVYRALSDAHAYSLRLERAQKLDTIRQWIVSGESAQYRLVLKNYLDSLPDANVTLQLLDVQGNPLPNGGHFALDKQTIGPMSSMGPMDSSIVTISITADSTTPPQTDLLVRLWLSDSSVGYTGDYDYFVVHANPGYATVHNNLAVTITDNGAIGFRDATLDQHGDGFRWMNAPSQIRVDGRDVLLGGGLIIASDSSHVVDAIGGFNSGGDGATFTPIQPLSQQTKDTGDFVFGSFSDSIADASQRVGVRVNEECYAEPGAAANGVILAYSMARTDIPSSFTHLDAGIYMDWDIGEFGLRDSTWFDARDSIFYTQRNEPGYATVAMKIAEVFPIGSPIRHYALNNSYDTGRSVSGVFSQALKWDLFQQNNVRAGQGDVAVLLGANLDFTGGETSIVYGMALGVNAADARKNLQLTIGRWNGTLDVKPGSRTGSGIEVWPSPATQRVRVELRDLPAGLPLSIRASDMLGRVVLRTSVANGDEIDLSHIPSGLLAIEVSGQGTSLTRIIIKQ, encoded by the coding sequence ATGAGGAACACCCTTTCGATTCTTCTAATCGTCCTTGCGAGCGCCGGCACAGTGAACGCGCAGCCTACGGGCGAAGTCCCCCACTTGATCCGAGTCCTCGTTCGGCCGCAGGCGATTGCACCACTTCGTGCTGCGTTTGCGATGCACCGCGTGCGAGAGCACGATATCCAACAAATCATTCTTCATGAGTCCGATTCTATCGGATCGCTTCTGGGACTTCCTCCGACTATTCACATCACGCGGTTCGCGCCATTTGCCGCGCAGCACAGTGCCGTCTTTGAGGATATTCGCGAACGGCTGAATCCGGGGTTATTTCATGGGAGCGATGCTTCCGTTCGCGCCAATCCCCTCAACGATCTGGCGATTGCGGAGGACAAACTTTCCCGCTGGTTCACGCTGGAGTTCTCCAATGACATTTCTCCAGAACGCGTGATCCTTTATGCGCACAAATCGTCGCTGATCGAACTGTCCGAGCCGGTCTTTGTCCGGAAGCACAATGCGCTGACAAACGATCCATTGCTCGACTCGCAGTACTATCTAAAAGTCACTCATACGCTTGCGGCCTGGGGCATTCAGCAATGTGATTCGACGATGGTCGTTGCATCGATCGACGGCGGAGTTTCGCTCGATCATGAAGACCTGGCTGCGGCCATCTGGCACAACTCCGGTGAGATGGGGACCGACGCTCAGGGCAATGACAAAAGCTCCAATGGCATCGATGATGATTCTGATGGATTTGTCGATGACTGGCAAGGCTGGGATTTCAGCGGATTCTTCGGCAGCTCGTCAAGCAACCATCCGACGTCGGAATCGGACCACGCGCATATCGTCGCCGGAATCCTGGCCGCGGTCGGAAACAACAACATCGGCATTGCCGGCGAGGCGTTCGGCGCGAGGCTCATGGTCATCAAAGCGGAGAGTAATTTCCCCTGTCAGGACGAGATCAACAGTGGCTTTCAGGGAATTCTCTATGCGGTGGACCACGGTGCCAAAGTCATTAGTTGCAGTTGGGGTTCGTCAGGCCGGTCGCAAGCCGATCAGGACGTGATCGATTATGCCTACTTCAAAAATGCCTGCGTCGTCTGTTCGGCCGGCAACAATGGGACGCTCGCCGAGAATTATCCTTCTTCGTTCGACCATGCCTTTGCCGTCACGGCGCTGGCTTCGGATGGCAGCGTCAAGAACTACGCAAACTCGAGCACACATGTCGCTGTCGGCGCGCCGGGGGATTCAATTCTGAGCACGCTCTATCCCGATTTGGCCGCGCGCTGTCCGTTGGATCTCTGTGGGAGCTCTTCCGATACCGATGCCAGCGGATATGGCGAAATGTGCGGCACCAGCATGTCGGCTCCGCAAGCTGCGGGGGCACTGGCGCTGATTCGCCAACACTGGCCGAATGCTACGAACCGTTGGGCGATGGAGCGATTGCGCGCGACGTGCGATCCCATCCTGCTGGATCCACATCCGGGTTTTAATGGCCGCGGAATGATGAATGTCTATCGGGCGCTGAGCGATGCCCATGCATACTCGCTCCGGCTCGAACGCGCGCAAAAGTTGGACACGATCCGGCAATGGATTGTCTCCGGTGAGTCCGCGCAATACCGTCTGGTACTCAAAAATTATCTCGACTCGTTGCCCGATGCGAATGTGACGCTCCAACTCCTGGATGTTCAGGGCAATCCGCTTCCGAACGGAGGGCACTTTGCTCTCGATAAGCAAACGATCGGACCGATGAGCTCGATGGGTCCGATGGATTCCTCAATAGTGACGATCAGCATCACTGCCGATAGCACAACTCCGCCACAAACGGATCTTCTTGTCCGCCTGTGGCTGAGCGATTCCTCGGTAGGCTACACCGGCGATTATGATTACTTTGTCGTCCATGCGAATCCGGGGTATGCGACTGTTCACAACAATCTCGCAGTAACGATCACGGATAACGGTGCCATCGGATTTCGGGATGCCACGCTCGATCAGCATGGCGATGGCTTCCGATGGATGAACGCGCCGAGTCAGATTCGGGTCGATGGCCGCGATGTTCTCTTGGGCGGTGGACTTATCATTGCTTCGGACAGCTCCCATGTCGTCGATGCAATCGGCGGATTTAATTCCGGCGGCGACGGCGCCACGTTCACACCGATTCAACCACTCTCGCAACAGACGAAAGATACCGGCGACTTTGTCTTTGGAAGTTTCTCGGACAGTATCGCAGATGCTTCCCAGCGGGTTGGCGTGCGGGTCAACGAAGAATGCTATGCCGAGCCGGGTGCGGCAGCGAATGGAGTAATCCTGGCCTATAGCATGGCACGAACGGATATCCCTTCCAGCTTCACGCATCTCGACGCCGGTATTTATATGGATTGGGACATCGGCGAGTTCGGCCTGCGCGATTCGACCTGGTTCGATGCGCGAGATAGTATCTTCTACACACAGCGCAACGAACCTGGATATGCGACCGTGGCAATGAAGATTGCGGAGGTCTTCCCAATCGGCTCGCCGATTCGGCACTATGCTTTGAACAACTCATACGATACGGGCCGATCAGTCAGTGGTGTATTTTCGCAAGCCCTGAAATGGGATCTCTTTCAGCAGAATAACGTGCGCGCCGGCCAAGGTGATGTTGCCGTTCTGCTCGGAGCGAATCTTGATTTTACGGGCGGCGAGACTTCGATCGTCTACGGCATGGCACTCGGCGTGAACGCTGCCGATGCAAGAAAAAACCTGCAACTGACAATCGGTAGATGGAATGGAACGCTGGACGTCAAACCAGGCAGCCGGACCGGAAGTGGTATTGAAGTGTGGCCAAGCCCGGCCACGCAACGCGTGCGCGTCGAGTTGCGCGACCTCCCGGCTGGCTTGCCCCTCTCGATTCGCGCGAGTGACATGCTTGGTCGCGTTGTGCTCCGTACATCAGTTGCGAACGGCGATGAAATCGATCTCTCACATATTCCCTCCGGGTTGCTGGCGATAGAAGTCAGTGGTCAGGGTACAAGTCTAACGCGGATCATCATCAAGCAATAG
- a CDS encoding (2Fe-2S) ferredoxin domain-containing protein, with product MRFDYHIFICENVRGEDDPKGCCAQKGSPLIRAALKDEIKRRGLRGKVRANQSGCLDACEFGPSMVVYPEGIWYGGVKPEDVPEIIEQHIIGGKPVERLRIAKYREFEHE from the coding sequence ATGCGCTTCGATTATCATATCTTTATCTGCGAGAATGTCCGTGGCGAGGATGATCCCAAAGGGTGCTGCGCCCAAAAAGGCTCGCCGCTCATCCGGGCCGCGCTCAAGGACGAGATCAAGCGCCGAGGACTTCGCGGAAAAGTCCGCGCGAATCAATCGGGCTGTCTGGATGCCTGCGAGTTCGGACCATCGATGGTCGTCTATCCCGAAGGCATCTGGTATGGTGGCGTCAAACCGGAAGATGTCCCGGAGATTATCGAGCAACACATTATCGGCGGCAAACCGGTTGAACGGCTAAGAATTGCGAAATATCGCGAATTTGAGCATGAATAG